Proteins encoded together in one Riemerella anatipestifer window:
- the hemN gene encoding oxygen-independent coproporphyrinogen III oxidase: MNSLIDKYNIPGPRYTSYPTVPYWEEESFTHQSWEHTVIKSFKESKDEGISIYIHLPFCEQLCTFCACHKRITKQHSVETPYLQSVIKEWQLYLALFDEKPKIKELHLGGGTPTFFSPKNLKILIEEILSGGTIAEKPEFSFEGHPNNTTREHLQVLYDLGFRRVSFGVQDYDEKVQKAINRVQPFENVEKVTQWAREIGYESVSHDLVFGLPFHTWEKMEYTIRKTMTLKPDRLAFYSYAHVPWIKGVGQRGFDENDLPSGEEKRKLYENGKQLLEELGYKEIGMDHFSLEHDDLYQSMLNKKIHRNFMGYTSGKTQLMVGLGMSAISDSWYAFAQNEKTVEAYQQRVEKGEIPVFRGHILTDEDLKIRRHILNIMCQLETSWTEATAFPELETTIEKLKEMEADGLVEISENKIRITEAGKAFTRNVAMTFDLRMLRKAPGTRIFSMTV; the protein is encoded by the coding sequence ATGAATTCACTAATAGATAAATATAATATACCAGGTCCTAGATATACTTCATATCCTACAGTACCTTATTGGGAAGAGGAGAGTTTTACACATCAATCTTGGGAACATACGGTGATAAAATCATTTAAGGAGTCTAAAGACGAAGGAATTTCCATCTACATACATCTGCCATTTTGTGAGCAATTATGTACCTTTTGTGCCTGTCATAAACGGATTACAAAGCAACATTCTGTAGAAACACCTTATTTACAATCGGTGATTAAAGAGTGGCAATTGTACTTGGCTCTTTTTGACGAAAAACCTAAAATTAAGGAATTACATTTAGGTGGAGGAACGCCTACTTTTTTCTCGCCTAAAAACTTGAAAATATTGATAGAGGAAATTCTTTCAGGTGGAACAATAGCAGAGAAACCCGAGTTCTCTTTTGAAGGACACCCTAACAATACCACTAGAGAGCATTTGCAAGTGCTTTACGATTTAGGATTTAGAAGGGTGAGTTTTGGAGTGCAAGATTATGATGAGAAAGTACAAAAAGCCATCAATAGAGTTCAGCCTTTTGAGAATGTAGAAAAAGTGACCCAGTGGGCTAGAGAAATAGGTTACGAAAGTGTTTCTCACGATTTGGTTTTTGGACTTCCGTTCCATACTTGGGAAAAAATGGAATATACCATAAGAAAAACAATGACTTTGAAACCCGATAGATTAGCATTTTATTCTTACGCTCATGTGCCTTGGATTAAAGGAGTAGGGCAGAGAGGTTTTGATGAGAATGACCTTCCGTCAGGCGAAGAAAAAAGAAAACTCTACGAGAATGGGAAGCAGCTTTTGGAAGAGTTGGGCTATAAGGAGATAGGAATGGACCATTTTTCACTAGAGCACGATGACCTTTACCAATCTATGCTTAATAAGAAAATCCATAGGAATTTTATGGGTTATACTTCGGGGAAAACTCAACTTATGGTAGGATTGGGTATGAGTGCTATTTCTGACTCTTGGTACGCTTTTGCTCAAAACGAAAAAACAGTGGAAGCCTATCAGCAGCGAGTAGAGAAAGGAGAAATTCCTGTGTTTAGAGGGCATATCCTAACCGATGAAGATTTGAAAATCCGTCGTCATATACTCAATATTATGTGTCAGCTAGAGACTTCTTGGACGGAAGCAACGGCTTTTCCAGAGTTAGAAACTACCATAGAAAAACTTAAAGAAATGGAAGCGGACGGTCTTGTGGAAATATCAGAAAATAAAATCAGAATTACAGAAGCTGGTAAAGCATTCACACGAAATGTAGCAATGACTTTTGATTTGAGAATGTTAAGAAAAGCTCCAGGAACTAGAATTTTTTCTATGACTGTTTAG
- a CDS encoding NAD-dependent epimerase/dehydratase family protein: MESKNEKILITGALGQIGTELTAKLVEIYGKDNVIASGIDKWREGITTAGHYERIDVTNFKLLEDFIKENKITTVYHLASLLSGTSEKQPLFAWKLNLEPLLHLCELAKEGYLKKIFWPSSIAVFGKGIPKHNVGQDVVLNPTTVYGISKMAGEKWCEYYHDKYGVDVRSIRYPGLISWKAPAGGGTTDYAVEIFYEAVEKGEYQCFISENTAMPMLYMDDAINATIKLMQEPAENISIWGSYNLGGMSFTPAELANEIKKVMPDFKISYQPDFRQSIADSWPASIDDSKAKEDWGLSYEFDIKMMTEEMIKNLKVKLGKS; the protein is encoded by the coding sequence ATGGAAAGTAAAAATGAAAAAATACTCATCACAGGAGCTTTAGGGCAAATCGGTACCGAACTTACAGCAAAGTTGGTGGAAATCTACGGTAAAGATAATGTTATTGCTTCTGGAATTGATAAATGGAGAGAAGGCATTACTACTGCTGGACACTACGAAAGAATAGATGTAACTAACTTTAAACTATTGGAAGATTTTATCAAAGAAAATAAAATCACTACGGTTTATCACTTAGCTTCTCTCTTATCTGGAACTTCAGAGAAACAACCACTTTTTGCTTGGAAACTCAATCTAGAACCACTACTCCACCTATGCGAATTAGCAAAAGAAGGCTATTTAAAAAAGATATTTTGGCCAAGTTCCATTGCTGTATTTGGTAAAGGTATCCCAAAGCACAATGTTGGACAAGATGTGGTGCTTAACCCTACCACCGTGTATGGTATTTCTAAAATGGCTGGAGAAAAATGGTGCGAATACTACCACGATAAATATGGTGTAGATGTGCGTAGTATAAGATACCCGGGGCTTATTTCTTGGAAAGCTCCTGCAGGTGGAGGTACTACCGATTATGCCGTGGAAATCTTCTATGAAGCGGTAGAAAAAGGCGAGTACCAATGTTTTATTTCGGAAAACACTGCCATGCCTATGCTCTATATGGACGATGCTATAAACGCTACCATAAAGCTAATGCAAGAACCTGCAGAGAACATCAGTATTTGGGGCTCTTATAATCTAGGAGGTATGTCTTTTACACCTGCAGAACTAGCAAATGAAATTAAAAAAGTAATGCCTGATTTCAAAATCTCTTATCAACCCGATTTCAGACAAAGCATCGCCGACTCTTGGCCTGCTTCCATAGACGATAGCAAAGCTAAAGAAGATTGGGGACTTTCTTATGAGTTTGACATCAAAATGATGACCGAAGAAATGATAAAAAACCTCAAAGTTAAGCTAGGGAAAAGCTAA
- a CDS encoding DUF417 family protein, whose amino-acid sequence MKNLLQILVNLQPKFIHFIRIAIAVVMLWIGGLKVFQYEADGIVPFVTNSPFMSFFYNNTGKTYIQEDGTEIAQYKKHRNPEGKMVAENIAWHKTNGTYPFSYGLGMVIVSIGILTLLGIWSPKIGLIGGLLTFGMSVITLSFLITTPEVYVPKLDGDFLTPQYGFPYLSGAGRLVLKDVIMMAAGLICASDCAKRILNTEKSV is encoded by the coding sequence ATGAAAAATTTATTACAAATCTTAGTCAATCTACAACCAAAGTTCATTCATTTTATACGGATTGCCATAGCTGTAGTTATGTTATGGATCGGGGGATTAAAGGTGTTCCAATATGAAGCCGATGGTATTGTTCCTTTTGTTACGAACAGTCCTTTTATGAGTTTTTTCTATAATAACACGGGAAAAACTTATATCCAAGAAGACGGGACAGAAATAGCCCAATACAAAAAACACCGAAACCCGGAGGGTAAAATGGTAGCCGAAAATATAGCTTGGCACAAAACCAACGGTACTTATCCGTTTTCTTATGGGTTGGGAATGGTAATTGTAAGCATAGGAATTTTAACACTTTTAGGAATTTGGAGTCCTAAAATAGGATTGATAGGAGGGTTGTTAACCTTCGGAATGTCGGTGATTACGCTTTCTTTTCTAATCACAACCCCAGAGGTGTATGTTCCAAAATTAGATGGTGATTTTCTAACTCCGCAATATGGCTTTCCATATTTGTCGGGTGCAGGGCGTTTGGTTTTAAAAGATGTAATTATGATGGCAGCGGGACTTATTTGTGCCTCTGACTGTGCGAAAAGGATTTTAAATACCGAAAAATCTGTGTAA
- the uraH gene encoding hydroxyisourate hydrolase, with the protein MKRTFFLMLMLAFASLTFAQEAKYQLSSHILDITKGQPAPNVSIRLSKLQHKDHWVTVDEKTTDQNGRIKDFLKEGKGVNHKGIYKLTYFTKPYFEKLGQDTFYPYIEVVFEIKDNNHYHVPITLSPYGYSTYRGN; encoded by the coding sequence ATGAAAAGAACATTTTTTTTAATGTTAATGCTTGCCTTTGCAAGTCTAACTTTTGCACAAGAAGCAAAATACCAATTGTCAAGTCATATTTTGGACATTACAAAAGGACAGCCTGCACCCAATGTAAGCATTCGCCTTTCCAAATTGCAGCATAAAGACCATTGGGTAACAGTTGATGAAAAGACAACTGACCAAAACGGGCGTATCAAAGACTTTTTAAAAGAAGGAAAAGGCGTAAACCACAAGGGAATTTACAAACTCACTTATTTTACAAAACCTTATTTTGAGAAATTGGGACAAGACACTTTCTACCCGTACATAGAGGTGGTTTTTGAAATAAAAGATAATAATCATTATCATGTACCTATAACTCTTTCACCTTACGGATATTCTACTTATAGAGGAAACTAA
- a CDS encoding transketolase has product MAKSVEELKHLTTQIRRDILRMVHAVNSGHPGGSLGCVEYFTALYGKVMNYSLPFKMEGKNEDLFFLSNGHISPVYYSTLARFNFFPVEELATFRKLNTRLQGHPTTHEGLPGVRIASGSLGQGLSVAVGAALGKKLDNDKSIVFSLHGDGELQEGQIWEALMYASHNKVDNLIATIDYNNRQIDGDVSDVLSLGNLKAKLEAFDWQVLEVKEGNNLEAVIAVLEEAKAQTGKGKPIAIIMHTEMGNGVDFMMGTHAWHGKAPNDEQLEKALAQLSTDNLADY; this is encoded by the coding sequence ATGGCAAAATCAGTAGAAGAATTAAAACATCTCACCACGCAAATCAGAAGAGATATTTTGAGAATGGTACACGCAGTAAACTCTGGACACCCAGGTGGCTCTTTGGGTTGTGTAGAATACTTTACAGCTCTTTACGGAAAGGTAATGAACTACTCGCTACCATTTAAAATGGAAGGCAAAAATGAAGATTTATTCTTCCTTTCTAATGGGCACATTTCTCCTGTTTATTACAGCACACTTGCCAGATTCAACTTCTTTCCAGTGGAAGAATTGGCTACTTTCAGGAAACTAAATACTAGACTGCAAGGGCACCCTACCACGCACGAAGGTTTACCTGGGGTAAGAATTGCTTCTGGTTCTCTAGGGCAAGGACTTTCTGTAGCTGTAGGTGCGGCTCTAGGTAAAAAGCTAGATAATGATAAAAGTATTGTATTCTCTCTACACGGCGATGGAGAATTACAAGAAGGACAAATTTGGGAAGCTCTTATGTACGCTAGCCATAATAAAGTAGATAACCTCATTGCAACCATAGACTACAACAACCGACAAATAGACGGTGATGTGTCTGATGTACTTTCTTTAGGGAACTTAAAAGCTAAACTAGAAGCCTTTGATTGGCAAGTATTGGAAGTTAAAGAAGGTAACAACCTAGAAGCTGTAATTGCGGTGCTAGAAGAAGCTAAAGCACAGACAGGAAAAGGGAAACCTATCGCTATCATTATGCATACCGAAATGGGTAACGGTGTAGATTTTATGATGGGAACTCACGCTTGGCACGGTAAGGCACCTAACGATGAGCAACTAGAAAAAGCCTTAGCTCAACTTTCTACAGATAATTTGGCTGATTATTAA
- a CDS encoding GlcG/HbpS family heme-binding protein: protein MKISIHILLFVSLLINIPLQAQSKTLYEPVLTGDAAMKMAQKAFNEANKSGHRISVTVVDQSGQTLAVLRHHNAGVHTLRASYKKAFTANSQKRETAEIAQGIKNGTIPEDIRYLDENILILDGGVPIYIDGKVVGGIGVGGAHGSEDVRIAKAGISAIEVNTNQ, encoded by the coding sequence ATGAAAATATCTATTCATATTTTACTATTCGTAAGCCTACTGATAAATATCCCTCTACAAGCCCAGAGCAAAACTTTATATGAGCCTGTATTAACAGGTGATGCAGCAATGAAAATGGCACAAAAAGCCTTTAACGAAGCCAATAAAAGTGGGCATCGTATCAGTGTTACGGTGGTCGATCAGTCGGGGCAAACGCTCGCTGTACTTAGGCATCACAACGCTGGGGTGCATACCTTACGAGCCAGTTATAAAAAAGCCTTTACTGCCAATTCTCAAAAAAGAGAAACCGCCGAAATTGCACAAGGCATTAAAAATGGAACAATCCCAGAAGATATTCGTTATTTGGACGAAAATATTTTAATTTTGGACGGAGGCGTGCCCATTTATATAGACGGAAAAGTAGTTGGGGGTATTGGTGTAGGCGGTGCACACGGCAGCGAAGATGTACGGATTGCCAAAGCGGGAATTTCTGCCATTGAAGTAAATACGAACCAATAA
- a CDS encoding GNAT family N-acetyltransferase: MQSNRGIAIISQEQIDYMLGMMYSDEELNQHFENPNYHYYLMLNGGVEVGFMGFEIGYEPQTTKLHQLYLLAEAKGKGLGKEAIGFLKREVKSHKDKSIVLNVNRKNPSFNFYKSQGFEVDKEVVLEVGESFVMDDYIMKIAIEI, from the coding sequence TTGCAAAGCAATCGTGGAATAGCCATTATCTCGCAAGAGCAGATAGATTATATGTTGGGTATGATGTACTCCGATGAAGAGTTAAACCAACATTTTGAGAATCCTAACTATCATTATTATCTGATGTTGAATGGTGGTGTAGAGGTAGGATTTATGGGGTTTGAAATAGGCTACGAACCTCAAACCACCAAATTACACCAGCTTTATCTTTTGGCAGAGGCTAAAGGAAAAGGATTGGGAAAGGAAGCAATAGGCTTTTTAAAAAGAGAAGTGAAAAGCCACAAAGATAAGTCTATCGTACTAAATGTTAATAGGAAAAACCCATCGTTTAATTTTTATAAAAGCCAAGGGTTTGAGGTAGATAAAGAAGTGGTGTTGGAAGTAGGCGAAAGTTTTGTAATGGACGATTATATTATGAAAATAGCCATAGAAATTTAA
- a CDS encoding sodium:solute symporter, producing the protein MSPILLLGIIIAYFGILLWVAYRTGKGSNNDSFFIGNRSSNWILVAFGMIGTSLSGVTFVSVPGQVGKDSFHYLQVTIGYLIGYIVIAYVLLPLYYRLKLTSIYGYLQQRMGALSYKSGASIFIVSRLVGATARLYLVVNILQMTILDSLGVPFIVTTLIILVMIILYTYEGGVKTIVWTDTLQTTGMLLGLIVCTFYMLNHLGLNIADSFAAMSEQGYTKVFDTDVNDKGFFIKQILAGAFITITMTGIDQEMMQKSISVTNLKDSQKNMVTLGFILLGVISLFLYMGGLLHLYGIQENISSTGDQLFPDVALNHMPPFISIIFIIALISALFPSADGAMTALTSSLCIDIFGLKEKNISASEKEKFRKRVHLWVAVSFLIMVLIFKWINDNSMIGLILKLAGFTYGPLLGLFAFGIFTKKTVKDKLVPYICITAPILSFLIDKYQSLVFGDFQIGLELLIINGLLTFVGLWFISSKKQSFQ; encoded by the coding sequence ATGTCGCCAATTCTCTTACTAGGAATTATTATTGCCTATTTTGGCATTCTGCTATGGGTAGCTTATAGAACAGGTAAAGGAAGCAATAATGATAGTTTTTTTATAGGCAATAGGAGTAGTAATTGGATTTTGGTAGCATTCGGTATGATAGGGACTTCTCTATCTGGAGTTACCTTTGTAAGTGTCCCTGGACAGGTGGGAAAAGACAGTTTCCACTATCTACAAGTTACCATAGGATACCTCATAGGATACATTGTCATTGCGTATGTTTTATTACCTCTTTATTACAGACTAAAACTAACCTCCATCTATGGATACCTTCAGCAGAGAATGGGAGCTTTATCTTATAAATCAGGAGCTTCTATTTTTATTGTATCTCGTTTGGTAGGTGCTACGGCTAGGCTTTATTTAGTAGTCAATATTTTACAAATGACTATCTTGGATAGCCTTGGCGTTCCTTTTATTGTAACTACTCTCATTATTTTGGTAATGATTATCCTCTACACCTACGAAGGCGGCGTAAAAACCATCGTATGGACAGACACTTTACAAACTACAGGAATGCTATTAGGACTTATTGTGTGTACCTTCTATATGCTTAATCATTTAGGACTAAATATCGCAGATAGTTTCGCCGCAATGAGCGAACAAGGTTATACTAAAGTATTTGACACCGATGTTAATGATAAAGGGTTCTTCATTAAACAAATCTTAGCAGGAGCTTTCATTACCATTACAATGACAGGGATTGACCAAGAAATGATGCAAAAGTCTATCTCGGTAACCAACCTAAAAGACAGTCAGAAAAATATGGTAACTCTAGGATTTATATTGCTAGGTGTTATTTCATTATTCCTTTATATGGGTGGATTGTTACACCTTTACGGCATACAAGAGAATATTTCTAGCACAGGAGACCAGCTATTCCCAGATGTAGCTCTTAACCATATGCCGCCATTTATTTCTATTATTTTTATCATTGCTCTTATTTCTGCCCTATTTCCTAGTGCTGATGGAGCTATGACGGCACTGACTTCATCTCTTTGTATTGATATATTTGGACTGAAAGAAAAAAATATCTCCGCTTCCGAAAAAGAAAAATTCAGAAAGAGAGTACACCTTTGGGTGGCAGTATCATTTTTAATAATGGTACTCATTTTTAAATGGATTAACGATAATTCTATGATAGGTCTTATCCTTAAATTAGCAGGCTTCACCTATGGACCTCTACTTGGGCTTTTCGCTTTTGGGATTTTCACTAAGAAAACAGTTAAAGATAAGCTAGTGCCTTACATCTGTATTACCGCTCCTATCTTATCATTTTTAATAGATAAATATCAAAGTCTTGTTTTTGGCGATTTCCAAATCGGGTTAGAATTACTTATCATCAACGGATTACTTACCTTTGTAGGGCTTTGGTTCATCAGTAGTAAAAAACAATCATTTCAATAA
- a CDS encoding GlcG/HbpS family heme-binding protein → MKNVIILFALILGNFGLAQQKESSLEHTLSINQNGALKLAEQANLEAAKLNKQISIAILNNSGVVILLLKGDTVGPHNTEASRRKAYTALSTKTPSFILMQKAAANPTAQNLNTLPELLLLGGGVPIWKDGVLVGSIGISGGGSGENDHNIAQKAAENLGFNTQQ, encoded by the coding sequence ATGAAAAATGTAATCATTCTATTTGCTTTGATATTAGGAAATTTCGGATTAGCACAGCAAAAAGAATCCTCATTAGAACATACATTAAGTATCAACCAAAACGGTGCATTAAAATTGGCCGAACAGGCCAACCTTGAAGCGGCTAAACTTAATAAACAGATCTCTATTGCGATACTTAACAACTCGGGGGTTGTTATCCTACTCTTGAAAGGGGATACCGTAGGACCTCACAACACAGAGGCCTCTCGTAGAAAAGCCTATACCGCACTTTCTACAAAAACCCCTAGTTTTATCTTAATGCAAAAAGCCGCCGCTAACCCTACTGCTCAAAATTTGAATACCCTACCCGAATTACTCCTATTAGGAGGTGGTGTTCCTATCTGGAAAGATGGGGTTTTGGTGGGGAGCATCGGTATATCTGGAGGCGGTAGTGGCGAAAACGACCACAATATCGCTCAAAAAGCGGCAGAGAATTTAGGATTTAATACCCAACAATGA
- a CDS encoding transketolase family protein translates to MKYTYTEKKDTRSGFGAGLAELADKNPNVVALCADLIGSLKMEKFIEKAPERFFQVGIAEANMIGIAAGLSINGKIPFTGTFANFSTSRVYDQIRQSVAYSGKNVKICASHAGLTLGEDGATHQVLEDIGMMKMLPGMVVINPCDYNQTKAATIAIADYNGPVYLRFGRPAVPVFMPEDMPFEIGKGILLQEGKDVTIVATGHLVWESLVAAEQLEKEGISCEVINIHTIKPLDEEIILNSVKKTGKIVTAEEHNYLGGLGESVAGLLARKHPTRQEFVAVNDTFGESATPAELMKKYGIDAEAVKKAVKKLMQ, encoded by the coding sequence ATGAAATATACTTATACCGAAAAAAAAGATACAAGAAGTGGTTTTGGTGCTGGGCTAGCAGAACTTGCTGACAAAAATCCAAATGTAGTAGCACTCTGTGCCGACCTTATCGGCTCTCTAAAAATGGAGAAATTTATAGAGAAAGCTCCAGAAAGATTTTTCCAAGTGGGCATCGCCGAAGCGAATATGATAGGCATCGCTGCAGGGCTTAGCATCAATGGTAAAATACCATTTACGGGTACTTTTGCTAACTTTTCTACTTCGAGAGTTTACGACCAAATTCGTCAATCTGTGGCTTACTCTGGTAAAAATGTTAAGATATGTGCGTCTCACGCAGGACTTACCTTAGGAGAAGACGGTGCAACTCACCAAGTGCTAGAAGATATTGGTATGATGAAAATGTTGCCAGGTATGGTAGTTATCAACCCGTGCGACTATAACCAAACTAAAGCGGCTACCATTGCCATTGCAGACTACAACGGTCCTGTCTATCTAAGATTCGGGAGACCTGCCGTACCTGTATTTATGCCAGAAGATATGCCTTTTGAAATCGGTAAAGGGATTTTGTTGCAAGAAGGTAAAGATGTAACCATTGTAGCAACAGGGCATTTGGTTTGGGAGTCTCTAGTAGCTGCAGAACAACTAGAAAAAGAAGGTATCTCTTGCGAGGTAATCAATATCCACACGATTAAACCTTTGGACGAAGAAATCATTTTAAATTCTGTAAAGAAAACAGGAAAGATTGTAACGGCAGAAGAACATAACTACCTTGGAGGACTTGGCGAGTCTGTGGCAGGACTACTTGCAAGAAAGCACCCTACAAGACAAGAATTTGTTGCCGTAAACGATACTTTCGGTGAGTCTGCCACACCAGCCGAGCTGATGAAAAAATACGGAATAGATGCAGAAGCAGTGAAAAAAGCAGTAAAAAAGCTAATGCAGTAA
- a CDS encoding IS982-like element ISRa1 family transposase, whose product MNNLEQIYERILEVLGLFSENQLISYQRRTPKMSDLEVISLNITAEYLSIDSELQLFRKLPNSLINKIERSVYNKRKRRLSLQTEQIRQRISMEFNEFEDIFIVDSMPMKVCENARSTRSKICKEQSYSSPTYGYCASQKLYFYGYKLHAVCSLNGVIKNFDISPASVHDIHYLKDSGEQMRNCTLIGDRGYLSAKVQIDLFNYANIKLDTPMRSNQKDYIPQFSLYKKKRKRIETFFSQLCDQFMIKRNYAKTFEGFKTRIISKITAATVIQYINKFIFQRKLNHLKISII is encoded by the coding sequence ATGAACAACTTAGAGCAAATATATGAAAGAATTTTGGAAGTTTTAGGACTTTTTTCAGAAAATCAACTGATTAGTTATCAGAGAAGAACACCTAAAATGAGCGATTTAGAAGTCATAAGTCTTAATATTACTGCTGAATACTTGAGTATTGATAGCGAATTACAGTTATTTAGAAAATTGCCAAACTCTCTGATAAACAAAATTGAAAGAAGTGTTTACAATAAGCGAAAACGAAGACTATCCCTACAAACAGAGCAAATTAGACAGCGTATTTCGATGGAGTTCAATGAGTTTGAAGATATTTTTATCGTTGATAGCATGCCAATGAAAGTTTGTGAAAACGCTCGTTCTACTCGTTCAAAAATTTGTAAAGAGCAATCCTATTCTTCACCAACATATGGTTATTGTGCTTCACAGAAATTATATTTCTATGGCTATAAACTACACGCAGTATGTTCTTTAAATGGTGTGATTAAGAATTTTGATATAAGCCCTGCATCCGTTCACGACATCCACTATTTAAAAGATAGTGGTGAGCAAATGCGAAACTGTACTTTAATTGGAGATAGAGGCTATTTATCAGCAAAAGTTCAAATAGATTTATTTAACTATGCTAATATTAAATTAGATACACCAATGAGAAGTAATCAGAAAGATTATATTCCTCAATTTTCATTGTACAAGAAAAAGCGAAAACGAATTGAGACATTTTTCTCTCAACTTTGCGACCAATTTATGATTAAAAGAAACTATGCTAAAACTTTTGAAGGCTTTAAAACAAGGATAATCAGTAAAATAACCGCCGCAACGGTTATTCAATATATCAATAAATTTATCTTCCAAAGAAAATTAAATCATCTAAAAATCAGTATTATTTAA
- a CDS encoding GlcG/HbpS family heme-binding protein: MKNVIILFALILGNFGLAQQKESSLEHTLSINQNGALKLAEQANLEAAKLNKQISIAILNNSGVVILLLKGDTVGPHNTEASRRKAYTALSTKTPSFILMQKAAANPTAQNLNTLPELLLLGGGVPIWKDGVLVGSIGISGGGSGENDHNIAQKVAENLGFSTSK; this comes from the coding sequence ATGAAAAATGTAATCATTCTATTTGCTTTGATATTAGGAAATTTCGGATTAGCACAGCAAAAAGAATCCTCATTAGAACATACATTAAGTATCAACCAAAACGGTGCATTAAAATTGGCCGAACAAGCCAACCTTGAAGCGGCTAAACTTAATAAACAGATCTCTATTGCGATACTTAACAACTCGGGGGTTGTTATCCTACTCTTGAAAGGGGATACCGTAGGACCTCACAACACAGAGGCCTCTCGTAGAAAAGCCTATACCGCACTTTCTACAAAAACCCCTAGTTTTATCTTAATGCAAAAAGCCGCCGCTAACCCTACTGCTCAAAATTTGAATACCCTACCCGAATTACTCCTATTAGGAGGTGGTGTTCCTATCTGGAAAGATGGGGTTTTGGTGGGGAGCATCGGTATATCTGGAGGCGGTAGTGGCGAAAACGACCACAATATCGCTCAAAAAGTGGCAGAGAATTTAGGATTTAGCACTTCTAAATGA
- a CDS encoding GlcG/HbpS family heme-binding protein: MKSVTLFFTLFLVFMKVNAQTKNLYEPVLTGDAAMKIAQKAFDEANKSGHHISVTVADQSGQTLAVLRHHNAGVHTLRASYKKAFTANSQKRETAEIAQGIKNGTIPEDVRYLDENILILDGGVPIYIDGKVVGGIGVGGAHGSEDVRIAKAGISAIEINTNQ; encoded by the coding sequence ATGAAATCGGTTACTTTATTTTTCACATTATTTCTGGTCTTTATGAAGGTAAATGCTCAAACCAAAAATCTATACGAACCTGTATTAACGGGTGATGCAGCAATGAAAATAGCACAAAAAGCCTTTGACGAAGCCAATAAAAGTGGGCATCATATCAGTGTTACGGTGGCAGATCAATCAGGGCAAACCCTCGCCGTACTTAGGCATCACAATGCCGGGGTACATACCTTGCGAGCTAGTTATAAAAAAGCCTTTACTGCCAATTCTCAAAAAAGAGAAACCGCCGAAATTGCACAAGGCATCAAAAATGGGACAATCCCCGAAGATGTTCGTTATTTGGACGAAAATATTTTAATTTTGGACGGAGGAGTGCCCATTTATATAGACGGAAAAGTAGTTGGCGGTATTGGTGTAGGCGGTGCACACGGAAGCGAAGATGTACGGATTGCAAAAGCAGGAATTTCTGCCATTGAAATAAATACGAACCAATAA
- a CDS encoding GlcG/HbpS family heme-binding protein → MKISIHILLFVSLLINIPLQAQSKTLYEPVLTGDAAMKMAQKAFNEANKSGHRISVTVVDQSGQTLAVLRHHNAGVHTLRASYKKAFTANSQKRETAEIAQGIKNGTIPEDVRYLDENILILDGGVPIYIDGKVVGGIGVGGAHGSEDVRIAKAGISAIEINTNQ, encoded by the coding sequence ATGAAAATATCTATTCATATTTTACTATTCGTAAGCCTACTGATAAATATCCCTCTACAAGCCCAGAGCAAAACTTTATATGAGCCTGTATTAACAGGTGATGCAGCAATGAAAATGGCACAAAAAGCCTTTAACGAAGCCAATAAAAGTGGGCATCGTATCAGTGTTACGGTGGTCGATCAGTCGGGGCAAACGCTCGCTGTACTTAGGCATCACAACGCTGGGGTGCATACCTTACGAGCCAGTTATAAAAAAGCCTTTACTGCCAATTCTCAAAAAAGAGAAACCGCCGAAATTGCACAAGGCATCAAAAATGGGACAATCCCCGAAGATGTTCGTTATTTGGACGAAAATATTTTAATTTTGGACGGAGGAGTGCCCATTTATATAGACGGAAAAGTAGTTGGCGGTATTGGTGTAGGCGGTGCACACGGAAGCGAAGATGTACGGATTGCAAAAGCAGGAATTTCTGCCATTGAAATAAATACGAACCAATAA